A DNA window from Methanosphaera cuniculi contains the following coding sequences:
- the cobT gene encoding nicotinate mononucleotide-dependent phosphoribosyltransferase CobT, with amino-acid sequence MNENIKVFGSDKFMNDLVDLDNPVFLCVMSNTGVSKIPNITGAGSPEFTSYTPALDAEVILKDTVLSLPEIATTDDADLAAPSPALLAKATIDILDIPFIAINAGLEVTPQTPYVELGGVPGGDLREGKGVEDPEKIFENAKFFAQQISQVADHLIIGESTPAGTTTALGLLTAMGYDAKNKVSGCMMTNPHELKNSVVDKTMEINGVKPGDLADDPLKAASIAGDPTMVAVAGLMAGSSVPIILAGGTQMTAPAAIIKGLDPEYDFTNMCIATTSYVANDETANIIDIIRQISEDITLYAADPVLENSTVEGLINYSKGAVKEGVGAGGAIFYAYIKGVTSEDYIAQAEEITKKHFM; translated from the coding sequence ATGAATGAAAATATAAAAGTATTTGGATCAGACAAATTTATGAATGACTTAGTAGATCTTGACAACCCAGTATTTCTCTGTGTAATGTCAAATACAGGAGTATCAAAAATACCAAACATCACAGGAGCAGGAAGCCCAGAATTCACATCATACACACCAGCACTAGATGCTGAAGTAATACTCAAAGACACAGTACTTTCACTACCAGAAATAGCAACAACAGATGATGCAGATCTAGCAGCACCATCCCCTGCACTACTTGCAAAAGCAACAATAGACATACTCGACATACCATTTATAGCAATTAATGCAGGACTTGAAGTTACACCACAAACACCATATGTAGAACTTGGAGGAGTACCAGGTGGAGATCTACGTGAAGGAAAAGGAGTAGAAGATCCTGAAAAAATATTTGAAAATGCAAAATTCTTCGCACAACAAATATCACAAGTAGCAGACCATCTTATAATCGGAGAATCCACACCAGCAGGAACAACAACTGCACTCGGACTTCTAACAGCAATGGGATATGATGCAAAAAACAAAGTAAGTGGATGTATGATGACAAACCCACATGAACTTAAAAACAGTGTTGTAGATAAAACCATGGAAATTAACGGAGTAAAACCAGGAGACCTAGCAGATGATCCACTAAAAGCTGCATCAATAGCAGGTGACCCTACAATGGTAGCAGTAGCAGGACTTATGGCAGGAAGTAGCGTACCTATAATACTTGCAGGTGGAACACAAATGACAGCACCAGCTGCAATTATAAAAGGACTTGACCCTGAATATGATTTTACAAACATGTGTATAGCAACAACATCATACGTAGCAAATGATGAAACAGCAAACATAATTGATATCATAAGACAAATAAGTGAAGATATTACACTATATGCAGCAGACCCAGTTCTTGAAAACTCAACAGTAGAAGGACTAATAAACTACTCCAAAGGAGCAGTAAAAGAAGGAGTAGGAGCAGGAGGAGCAATCTTCTATGCATACATAAAAGGTGTAACATCAGAAGATTACATAGCACAAGCTGAAGAAATCACAAAAAAACACTTCATGTAG
- a CDS encoding XTP/dITP diphosphatase has product MITFITGNEHKVIEARGIFKKFGFDIDHENPGYPEIQGSIEEVAAYGARYVADLLNKPVIVDDTGLFIRALNGFPGTYSSYVQDTLTNKGILKLMEDEQDRYAEFRSCIGYCEPNCEPKTFLGTVAGEILSEEKGDHGFAYDPLFYVKEYDKTFGELTTDEKNECSHRRKSMEKFAKWYSEKL; this is encoded by the coding sequence ATGATAACATTTATTACCGGTAACGAACATAAAGTTATAGAAGCAAGAGGTATTTTCAAGAAATTTGGCTTTGATATTGATCATGAAAATCCAGGTTATCCTGAAATTCAAGGTTCAATTGAAGAAGTTGCTGCATATGGCGCAAGATATGTTGCAGACTTGTTAAATAAGCCAGTTATTGTTGATGATACTGGATTGTTTATTCGTGCTCTTAATGGTTTTCCTGGAACTTATTCATCTTACGTCCAGGATACTTTGACTAATAAGGGTATTTTAAAATTAATGGAAGATGAACAGGACAGATATGCTGAATTCAGGTCATGTATTGGCTATTGCGAACCCAATTGTGAACCCAAGACTTTTTTAGGCACTGTCGCTGGTGAAATTTTATCAGAAGAAAAAGGAGACCATGGTTTTGCATATGATCCACTTTTCTATGTAAAAGAATATGATAAAACATTTGGTGAACTTACAACTGATGAAAAAAATGAATGTTCACACAGAAGAAAATCCATGGAAAAATTTGCCAAATGGTATTCTGAAAAATTGTGA
- a CDS encoding 30S ribosomal protein S15, which produces MAAKAPEWVEQNPEEIEELIVKLHKEGKSTSEIGIILRDQYGIPSTKSVMGQKITEILEKNGEVFEYPEDLLNLIKRAINIREHLEENPKDIHSKRGLIKIESKIRRLVKYYTRNNVLPEGWRYDPKEAALLVK; this is translated from the coding sequence ATGGCAGCAAAAGCACCTGAATGGGTAGAACAAAACCCTGAAGAAATTGAAGAATTAATCGTAAAATTACACAAAGAAGGAAAAAGTACAAGTGAAATCGGTATTATCCTACGTGACCAATACGGAATTCCAAGTACAAAATCTGTAATGGGACAAAAAATCACAGAAATCCTCGAGAAAAATGGTGAAGTATTCGAATACCCAGAAGACTTACTTAACCTCATTAAAAGAGCAATTAACATCCGTGAACACTTAGAAGAAAACCCTAAAGATATTCACTCAAAACGTGGACTTATTAAAATCGAATCTAAAATCAGAAGACTTGTAAAATACTACACAAGAAACAATGTTCTTCCTGAAGGATGGAGATATGATCCAAAAGAAGCAGCTCTCCTTGTTAAATAG
- a CDS encoding single-stranded-DNA-specific exonuclease RecJ, translating into MLNRADEACDLLRSHINDQHVVRIISHNDADGLTSAGIFANAISKAGGRFHVTILPRLRDSNVKELNKSRYKLFVFSDMGSGNLESISKLKGDVIIADHHQVPGDSDPEIQSDNKEIIHVNPHIYDIDGTKDVSGSGLSYLSVHELGYYELAPLALVGAYGDMQFKNGPTGINKLILDEATEHNVMRIEEDLKLAYANTQPLKKSITYTYTPPISGLSGNSLETEEFLDENGINKNETLDRITTDEYETLKDKLVEINPDIYGEVYKINNIRSELTNIEEYSNLLNSCGKNKEYTAALSIQLGRYEQFDYAQNLLAKYASTMQDGVEWIKREGSIQEQNIQYIYTEDKQQKQVAAAVSSIGIELGLLPDKPILSLMRMDNLIKVSSRTTDEMVERGVNLDVIMNQASANFNGSGGGHNIAAGATIPYNQMDNFIHLVDEMVDYQLNHN; encoded by the coding sequence TTGTTAAATAGAGCTGATGAAGCTTGTGATCTTCTCAGATCACATATTAATGACCAGCATGTTGTGAGAATCATCTCTCACAATGATGCTGATGGTCTTACATCCGCTGGTATTTTTGCTAATGCAATAAGTAAAGCTGGTGGAAGATTTCATGTAACAATATTACCACGTCTTCGTGATAGTAATGTTAAAGAACTTAATAAATCCCGTTATAAATTATTTGTTTTTTCTGATATGGGAAGTGGAAATTTAGAAAGTATTTCAAAACTTAAAGGTGATGTTATTATTGCTGATCACCATCAAGTTCCTGGAGATAGTGATCCTGAAATACAATCTGATAATAAAGAAATTATCCATGTTAACCCACATATTTATGATATTGATGGAACAAAAGATGTTAGTGGTTCTGGCTTATCATATTTATCTGTACATGAATTAGGATATTATGAACTTGCTCCTTTAGCACTTGTTGGTGCTTATGGTGATATGCAGTTTAAGAATGGTCCTACTGGTATTAATAAACTTATTTTAGATGAAGCCACAGAACATAATGTTATGCGTATTGAGGAAGATTTAAAGCTTGCTTATGCTAATACTCAGCCTTTGAAGAAGTCTATTACTTATACTTATACTCCACCTATTAGTGGTTTATCAGGTAATTCTCTTGAAACTGAGGAGTTTCTTGATGAAAATGGTATAAATAAGAATGAAACACTTGATCGTATCACAACTGATGAGTATGAGACACTTAAAGATAAACTTGTTGAGATTAATCCTGACATCTATGGTGAAGTTTATAAGATTAATAATATTAGATCTGAACTTACAAATATTGAGGAGTATTCTAATTTACTTAATAGTTGTGGTAAAAACAAGGAATATACTGCAGCTCTTAGTATTCAACTTGGTCGTTATGAACAGTTTGATTATGCTCAAAATTTACTTGCAAAGTATGCATCTACCATGCAAGATGGTGTTGAATGGATTAAACGTGAAGGTAGTATTCAAGAGCAAAATATTCAATACATCTATACAGAAGATAAACAACAAAAACAAGTTGCAGCAGCAGTAAGTAGTATTGGAATTGAACTAGGATTACTTCCTGATAAACCAATACTTAGTTTGATGCGTATGGATAATCTTATTAAAGTATCATCACGTACAACAGATGAAATGGTTGAACGTGGAGTTAATCTTGATGTTATTATGAATCAAGCATCAGCAAACTTTAATGGTTCTGGTGGAGGACATAACATAGCAGCAGGTGCAACAATACCATATAATCAGATGGATAACTTTATTCATCTAGTTGATGAAATGGTAGACTATCAACTTAATCATAACTAA
- a CDS encoding aconitase X catalytic domain-containing protein encodes MELTKYEQDMYDGEYGEGKAECMEILTSLGKIYNAEKMIPITSAQVSGVSYKTIGDAGLDFVVDLGKKADVELETMLNPAGVDIENWQELGFSEEFTKKQIDIINGYESCGVMSTCTCTPYLIGNTPLINEHVAWSESSAVCYVNSVIGARTNREGGPSALLAAIVGRTPYYGNHILENRRANMIFDVDYDFKNEIDYGALGYFVGQIVNDKKPYFRLNDRVSRNNLKLLGAALASSGAVSLYHVENVTPEADYARCDESFDELEVVNIDESDIKETIQKLTTTDKLPDLVCLGCPHASISEIQEVAKLLRGRKLKGDLWICTSKAIKAISEQCGYLDIIEKAGGKIVSDTCMVVAPVEELDYEVIGVNSAKAANYVPNMANLDVVYDTVENLIDMISQ; translated from the coding sequence ATGGAACTTACAAAATATGAACAAGACATGTATGATGGTGAATATGGTGAAGGAAAAGCTGAATGTATGGAAATACTAACAAGTCTTGGAAAAATATATAATGCCGAAAAAATGATACCAATCACATCAGCACAAGTATCAGGAGTATCATATAAAACAATAGGAGATGCAGGGCTTGACTTTGTTGTTGATTTAGGAAAAAAAGCTGACGTTGAACTTGAAACAATGCTAAATCCTGCAGGAGTAGACATTGAAAATTGGCAAGAGTTAGGTTTTAGTGAAGAATTTACAAAAAAACAGATTGATATCATTAATGGATATGAAAGCTGTGGTGTAATGAGTACATGCACCTGTACACCATATCTTATTGGTAATACACCACTGATAAATGAACATGTTGCATGGTCAGAATCATCAGCAGTATGTTATGTTAATAGTGTGATAGGAGCACGTACTAACCGTGAAGGAGGACCAAGTGCACTTCTTGCAGCTATTGTAGGACGTACACCATACTATGGAAATCATATACTAGAAAATCGTCGTGCTAATATGATTTTTGATGTAGATTATGATTTTAAAAATGAAATAGATTATGGAGCACTTGGATATTTTGTAGGACAAATTGTAAATGATAAAAAACCATACTTCAGGTTAAATGATCGTGTTAGTCGTAATAACTTAAAATTACTAGGTGCTGCTCTTGCATCAAGTGGTGCTGTAAGTTTGTATCATGTTGAAAATGTTACACCAGAAGCTGATTATGCACGTTGTGATGAATCATTTGATGAACTTGAAGTTGTAAATATTGATGAGTCTGACATTAAAGAGACTATCCAAAAACTTACAACAACAGATAAGTTACCTGATCTTGTATGTTTAGGTTGTCCTCATGCATCAATATCAGAAATTCAGGAAGTAGCTAAATTACTTCGTGGTCGTAAACTTAAAGGTGATCTTTGGATTTGTACATCAAAAGCAATAAAGGCAATTAGTGAACAATGTGGATATCTTGATATTATAGAAAAAGCTGGTGGAAAAATAGTTTCTGATACCTGTATGGTAGTAGCTCCAGTTGAAGAGCTAGATTATGAAGTAATAGGAGTTAATTCAGCAAAAGCTGCAAACTATGTGCCAAATATGGCTAATCTTGACGTGGTTTATGATACAGTTGAAAATCTTATTGACATGATTTCACAGTAA